From the genome of bacterium:
CGATCACGCGCAGCAGCAGAACCTGGGGGTCACCCCGCAGCATCAACCGTCACCCAGCGAGGTGCCGTCGCGCCGCGGGAGGGCTCGATCAAGCCGCACCAGATCGGCAGGAGTCTCGCGCTCGACCGCGATCTGCGCCTCGCCGTCACGCACGAAGACTAGCGCCGGCCGCGGATAGCGGTTGTAGTTGCTGGCCATCGAGAAGTTGTAGGCGCCCGTGGAGAACACCGCGAGGAGATCTCCCGCTGCTACTTCCGGCAGTTGGGCGTCCCAGATCAGCACGTCCCCCGACTCGCAACAGCGCCCGGCGATGGACACCCTCTGCGTGGGCTCCTCGCCCGCCCGCGTCGCCACCAGGGCCTCGTACTGCGCCCCGTAGAGCGCGGGGCGTGGATTCTCGTACATCCCTCCGTCCACGGACACGAACTTGCGCACGCCTGGAACGGTCTTGATGGCGCCCACGGTGTAGAGCGTCACACCCGCGTTGCCCACGATCGCACGGCCGGGCTCGACCATCATCACCGGCAGGGGCATCTTGTACCGCGAAGTGAGGTCCCGCACCATCTCCGCCATCGCCCGCACGTGGCTGCCCGGGGTCGGCGGCTCCTGATCTGCCAGGTACCGAATGCCCAGCCCGCCGCCCAGGTTGAGCTCCTCGAGCACAAACCCACTCCCGCGCATCTCGGCCGCAAACGACACCAATGACCGTGCTGCCATCACGAAGGGATCCAGATCCAGTATCTGGGATCCGATGTGACAGTGCAGTCCACGCAGGCGCACTCCGGGAAGGTCAAGGGCCCGCAGCACCGCGCCTTCCGCGGACGGCCCCAGCATCCCAAACCCGAACTTGGAGTCCACGCCTCCGGTCTGGATGGCCTTGTGCGTGTGGGGCTCGATCCCCGGGGTGACGCGCAGCAGGATGTCGACCCGGCGGCCTCGTTCGCGCGCCAGACGGTCAAGCCAACCCAACTCGTGGTCGTTGTCAACCACGAACCGGCCAACGCCGGCATCCAGGCCGTAGGCGATCTCTTCCGGCGTTTTGTTGCTGCCGTGGAAGAAGAGCTCGCCCGCCGGTACCCCCGCGGTCAGCGCGGTTAGGATCTCGCCGGCGCTGACCACGTCAATGCCCAGGCCCTCTTCATGTGCGACCTGGCACGACGCGACGGTGCATAGTGATTTGGACGCAAAGAGCACCCGGCCCGGCCCTGGGTACGCCTCCTGCATCGCCCGGACGTAGGCGCGGCAGTTAGCCCGCATGCGGGTTTCGTCGAGGACATGCAGCGGTGTGCCGAACCTCTCCGCCAGATCGGCCGCGCGAGCGCCGCCGATGACGAGGTGGCCCTGACCGTCCAGATCGAATCCGTGGCGTTGGGAGAGACGCATAAACCTCAGGACCCGTTCAGCGAAGCACGCGGGACGCGCTGAAAACCGATGCAAATCTAGCACGGGTACCGAGGGGTGTCAACGCGCGCCAGATCTATGGTGGCGGGATCTTTCGCACGGTAACGCTGCGCACGACGAGGTCCTCCGAGCGGTTGCCTCCAGCGTGGATGGCAAAGTCCCATCCCCAGGTGTTGGCCATCGAGGCATCGGTCAGGCGCAGCGTGTGGTTCACCCAACCATCGGCGACCCCCACCCACTGCCAGGGCGTAAACCGGTAACCGCCGGTGGAGTCGTACAGCAGGTTGAATCCCACCCCTCCGGGCGCGCTGCTGCCCCAGACCTCCACCGTTATCTCGAGGGGTGTGCGGCCCTCCAGGAAGAACGCAAACGTGTCATCGAGATCGAAGTAGACATAGACCACCCCGCGCGCAATGACCGTTCGTACACCCTCGCCCCCGGCGGTC
Proteins encoded in this window:
- the lysA gene encoding diaminopimelate decarboxylase: MRLSQRHGFDLDGQGHLVIGGARAADLAERFGTPLHVLDETRMRANCRAYVRAMQEAYPGPGRVLFASKSLCTVASCQVAHEEGLGIDVVSAGEILTALTAGVPAGELFFHGSNKTPEEIAYGLDAGVGRFVVDNDHELGWLDRLARERGRRVDILLRVTPGIEPHTHKAIQTGGVDSKFGFGMLGPSAEGAVLRALDLPGVRLRGLHCHIGSQILDLDPFVMAARSLVSFAAEMRGSGFVLEELNLGGGLGIRYLADQEPPTPGSHVRAMAEMVRDLTSRYKMPLPVMMVEPGRAIVGNAGVTLYTVGAIKTVPGVRKFVSVDGGMYENPRPALYGAQYEALVATRAGEEPTQRVSIAGRCCESGDVLIWDAQLPEVAAGDLLAVFSTGAYNFSMASNYNRYPRPALVFVRDGEAQIAVERETPADLVRLDRALPRRDGTSLGDG